Proteins found in one Mycteria americana isolate JAX WOST 10 ecotype Jacksonville Zoo and Gardens chromosome 8, USCA_MyAme_1.0, whole genome shotgun sequence genomic segment:
- the LOC142414063 gene encoding uncharacterized protein LOC142414063 isoform X2, producing the protein MRLPRVTSARRQPRQAPRGNDCPRPRGPEAGFGGGRRQRRAPRPAPRVPLRRRAPARARLRAAMLALLALLAAALLALLGARRAAAPGAWAPLKRWALGCLLLFHGAWRQRAAGGGPAEPRRPRPLRPDPHALDSVYFTGFAETDKTFVIARLAKRPNGICEMWLFLRVDGIGEFEHPQHPNMMVSDESEEIWSGGGLTIEYVEPQTRWKISFNGLLRKGPYRQQWSEEKGELVPVKFSFHWENFTEVFNFSVDSQPSTFVRAFAQEPWTIEFFQRVKKQREQHFRHEQWGQSVGEIEIENHEKTKLSLKGVRSHSYGIRNWSEIYRYVMILARFEIYVGQHKNTPWKIPQLCRSSSCCDLMYASVPFHKTALLHCNVYSQVVASPFSL; encoded by the exons ATGCGACTTCCCAGAGTGACCTCAGCGCGCCGACAGCCGCGACAAGCCCCTCGCGGAAACgactgcccccggccccgcggccccgagGCGGGGTTTGGCGGCGGCCGGCGCCAGCGCCGAGcaccgcgccccgcgccccgcgtcCCGCTCCGCCGGCGCGCCCCGGCCCGCGCTCGGCTCCGCGCCGCGAtgctggcgctgctggcgctgctggcggccgcgctgctggcgctgctcggggcgcggcgggcggccgcgcccGGCGCCTGGGCCCCGCTGAAGCGCTGGGCCCTgggctgcctcctgctcttccacGGCGCCTGGAGGCAGCGGGCGGCCGGCGGAGGTCCCGCGGAGCCACGGCGGCCGCGCCCGCTCCGCCCCGACCCCCAC GCGCTTGATTCAGTTTACTTCACCGGCTTTGCAGAGACCGACAAGACCTTTGTGATTGCTCGTCTTGCCAAACGTCCTAATGGCATCTGTGAGATGTGGCTCTTCCTGAGGGTGGATGGAATAGGAGAGTTTGAA CACCCACAACATCCAAACATGATGGTGAGTGATGAATCTGAAGAGATTTGGAGTGGAGGAGGGCTCACTATTGAATATGTAGAGCCCCAAACACGCTGGAAAATAAGCTTCAACGGATTACTCAG AAAAGGACCCTACCGACAGCAGTGGAGTGAAGAGAAAGGCGAACTTGTACCAGTTAAATTCTCTTTCCA TTGGGAGAACTTCACAGAAGTCTTTAATTTTAGTGTCGACAGTCAACCCAGCACATTTGTACGTGCTTTTGCCCAGGAACCATGGACCATCGAGTTCTTCCAGAGGGTCAAAAA acAAAGGGAACAACATTTCCGACATGAGCAGTGGGGCCAGTCTGTTGGAGAAATTGAAATAGAAAATCATGAGAAAACTAAACTTTCCCTCAAAGGCGTTCGGAGCCACTCGTACG gtatCAGAAACTGGTCTGAGATTTATCGGTATGTCATGATTTTGGCACGCTTTGAG ATATATGTTGGCCAGCACAAAAACACACCTTGGAAAATCCCGCAGCTGTGCAGATCCAGTAGCTGCTGTGATTTAATGTATGCCTCTGTTCCTTTTCATAAGACTGCGCTTTTGCACTGTAATGTGTATAGTCAGGTAGTAGCCTCTCCCTTTTCTTTGTAG